The sequence acaacatattatttacaaataaatttaataataatggtatagTTTTGCTTACCCTTTATATGTACTCGTATtggttcgaaataaatttttttaaccgTGCGATAGATAAATGATGCTTCCTCGACGGAGTACGGAGAACGATTCGTAGCGATTGGTTTTTCGATCATTAATTTAAGCTCTCGACAACGCGCTCGACGAGCCAATAACTACCGTCTATAGTTCAAGCTTGTTTGCATTTCACTGATTGTACAGATAAGATATTCAttccttatatttatatctctgCTCTATAATACTATcctgaaaaacaaaatttatctatcGAAACACGGTCGCTacgaatttcaaaaaaattcaaacttTCTTCTATGGTTTTTGATGCTACGGCACCGTCAATTTTTTCTGCGAGAGTTACCTATCTATAGGGATCTCGATGAAAGTGATTAATGAATCGCGCACATAACCTGCAAGAGATTTCAAAATACTAATAGCGGGTGCCGTGGCTCTTTCAATATAACTTTGCATTGACAAGAAAGTACGTATGCAACGGTAAAtgatatcgaataaattgatttaatattgcCCGTTATAAAATACGAGACGAATCACGTGTTATAATGTTTTTCCTGCAGAAACTCGTTTTAACCGGCGTTACTTAAATGTAGTTTGATGAAAGAGACACTGGATATTCCTGTATAAAATAGCTGATATAAGAATGGGCTTTCGGACGTCGCTCTCCGCATTTATAATTGGATTTACCGCACTTCACCTCGCGTGGTACAATCTGCAGCAGTCGAGAGTACCACCCGAACTCAGACATGAACATCCTATTGTGAGATTATTCCAAAAAGATCTACAGCCAAAAGAAGAATGAAGCTTTAGTGTGACACTCgaatattagtattttaattagtaaattacGCTATGTACAATGAAAGCGTACGCTGcttacaatgaaaaattttcaactgtgaaaatgtaaatataaatagtttaacGCTACTCATACATGTTTCTAAGTTTTCTACATTATGAATCAACTACACAGAGACAACGGCAAtgtatttagatatttattatattggtAGTGTTTCTAGCTTTATACAATTATGTACCTCATCCGAGAGTAgctgattatttattataccttTTTAGGAGTGAAATAACATGTAACAACGTTactattttgtacaaaaatttattctaagaCGTACATACAATGtacatacaataataaatatgtatagaacATGGAAATCATGTTAATACAACAAAATCATCGGTGTTTCAAAGACAAATGtgcaaatacaaataaaagttcataataataattacttcataatgaatatttataaagtttaaataaataaatatatatgtatatgtatatatagtatacaggATGTTAACAAAACTAAATACCTTGGCTTAGGGGTCTAACAGATCAAAACTGACCTAACAACCAGGCATTTGTATATCTATTTGGATAGAAGTATCCAGACATAGTTTTTTAGTTACCATGGTtctaatttgaaaaaacaatTAGCTATCATAAGCAGCATAAGAATATATAAGCTAATTTCCATTACTAATAGATCAAAAGTACCAAGGACTTTTCTCCAATATTCGCTATCTCTACAATTAGGTTTCGTGTAGTGAACTATGTACAATGAACTCTTGTTCTATGCAATTGAACATGAAATCTAGTTTAACTGCCAATGAAGCCTGCAACTTAGTAGAAAtgagaataatatatagaaaaattgatggtACAGAAAATCTTTCACTAATATCTCTCATAAGATATCATTCACAATTCTTCTGTTCACATCAGAACTGTGTTCACCGTTAGATCCCAAGAGCGAATGTAATTAGTAATGCAGGCATCCTGTACAAGTACTTTATAATCACAGAAGACCTTAATTACAACCTTTAATAGTAGGCAGGTGATCGAAATCCTGTCGATGATGCATAGAAGAGCTTTTCGGCCGACTTTCGTTTTGACTGTGTATCGAGGCACCAGCCTTGGGAAGTTGGGGCAATATTTGGCTGCAATTGCTATTCTAAAACGcaatatcattatttaaataagttcAGAGTCAGGTAAGAAAcacataaaatttttttaaatttaatcacgAAGATCCACTTACCCTCGATCGGTCCCTGTATTTTTTCAGTTTCTCAAACTCCTCCATTTCTGCTTCAGGCATTTTGAAATGAAAGTTTTCGAAATAGGTGTGCTGTAGGAGTTGCTCGCAGGTCCACCTTTGTTCCGGATCTTTGTCCAAACATTTCTTGAGAAAGTCGAGCTGGAAGATACACGAGGTCCGAATGAACAATTGTATTCTACAGAAATGTAATGTATTCCACAAAAATGTgtacaatgtaataaatgCACATACCTGTAAGATAATGTTTCCTCTGTTCGGTAGAGCCTCGTCCAAGGGGAGAAGCGTTTGGGGTGTCGGCAAGGTGACGCCAGCGAAGAACTCGTTCTGCTGGAATATTGCCACATGCCTTGGCAATAGGTCGCCGATGGTTCGTCGAATTAGGTATAGCTGATCCACGTCCGATTTACCCGGCCACAATGCTTCGCCGCGAATTAATTCGGCGAAAACACAGCCGATCGCCCACACGTCTACTGGTGTACTGTATTGGGTGTCTCCTACCtgaaagaatagaattttctatGTATAGTTAGTCCCACCAACTGTTCACTTTCCATGTCTACTTTTATCTATCGATGACTGTTTCTTGATCAATTGATCTAGTAGCAGCGACAATTTCAAACTTGAACCAAGTTACCCTCGGTAACGTGATCTGatcatttttttcttgaaaGGAGATCTTTTAGCATTGCCACTGATAATTCTACCACTATTCTATTTGAAGATCTTTGTTCTTATGGTAAAATTCTATTCCTATTTAGAGTAGTGGAGTCGCTTTCTTTGGGGCGACTAATTGCTGTGCTTTTATCATTGGGCGTAACTAACAATGTATATAGCATAAAGTTAACTATACCGGGAAACAAAccaaaattatagcaatttttttttctacgtcTCTCTTTCGGAATGAAAGTACGAAGCTAGGTAAGAAAACGAAACTCGTTCTTaattatctataaaattaCCAGCAATTCGGGTGCTCTGTACCATCTAGTTGCGACGTACTCTGTATAATTTTCACCAGGGCTGAGCATTCGCGCGAAACCGAAGTCGCACAGTTTCACCACGCCGTCCGCCGTGATCAAAATGTTCTCGGGTTTGACGTCCCTGTGGACGCAACCCAACCGGTGGCAATAAGCGATGCCTTGAAGAATTTGCCACGTGAGCTGCTTCGTGGTTATCTCCGGGCAACCGCACGGAT comes from Augochlora pura isolate Apur16 chromosome 1, APUR_v2.2.1, whole genome shotgun sequence and encodes:
- the LOC144478299 gene encoding cyclin-dependent kinase-like 4 isoform X4 codes for the protein MERYERLARLGEGSYGVVFQCRDRQTGKLVAVKKFQQTEDDPLIRKIALREIRLLKNLKHPNLVNLLEVFRRKRKLHLVFEYCEYTLLNEMERYPCGCPEITTKQLTWQILQGIAYCHRLGCVHRDVKPENILITADGVVKLCDFGFARMLSPGENYTEYVATRWYRAPELLVGDTQYSTPVDVWAIGCVFAELIRGEALWPGKSDVDQLYLIRRTIGDLLPRHVAIFQQNEFFAGVTLPTPQTLLPLDEALPNRGNIILQLDFLKKCLDKDPEQRWTCEQLLQHTYFENFHFKMPEAEMEEFEKLKKYRDRSRNSNCSQILPQLPKAGASIHSQNESRPKSSSMHHRQDFDHLPTIKGCN
- the LOC144478299 gene encoding cyclin-dependent kinase-like 4 isoform X2 gives rise to the protein MLFTQQFTSLPCLAKYKKSRAPSKAMERYERLARLGEGSYGVVFQCRDRQTGKLVAVKKFQQTEDDPLIRKIALREIRLLKNLKHPNLVNLLEVFRRKRKLHLVFEYCEYTLLNEMERYPCGCPEITTKQLTWQILQGIAYCHRLGCVHRDVKPENILITADGVVKLCDFGFARMLSPGENYTEYVATRWYRAPELLVGDTQYSTPVDVWAIGCVFAELIRGEALWPGKSDVDQLYLIRRTIGDLLPRHVAIFQQNEFFAGVTLPTPQTLLPLDEALPNRGNIILQLDFLKKCLDKDPEQRWTCEQLLQHTYFENFHFKMPEAEMEEFEKLKKYRDRSRNSNCSQILPQLPKAGASIHSQNESRPKSSSMHHRQDFDHLPTIKGCN
- the LOC144478299 gene encoding cyclin-dependent kinase-like 4 isoform X3, giving the protein MNTIIRFLSRAPSKAMERYERLARLGEGSYGVVFQCRDRQTGKLVAVKKFQQTEDDPLIRKIALREIRLLKNLKHPNLVNLLEVFRRKRKLHLVFEYCEYTLLNEMERYPCGCPEITTKQLTWQILQGIAYCHRLGCVHRDVKPENILITADGVVKLCDFGFARMLSPGENYTEYVATRWYRAPELLVGDTQYSTPVDVWAIGCVFAELIRGEALWPGKSDVDQLYLIRRTIGDLLPRHVAIFQQNEFFAGVTLPTPQTLLPLDEALPNRGNIILQLDFLKKCLDKDPEQRWTCEQLLQHTYFENFHFKMPEAEMEEFEKLKKYRDRSRNSNCSQILPQLPKAGASIHSQNESRPKSSSMHHRQDFDHLPTIKGCN
- the LOC144478299 gene encoding cyclin-dependent kinase-like 4 isoform X1; amino-acid sequence: MDKWLQDRKLWLFGSTLPLLPRSRAPSKAMERYERLARLGEGSYGVVFQCRDRQTGKLVAVKKFQQTEDDPLIRKIALREIRLLKNLKHPNLVNLLEVFRRKRKLHLVFEYCEYTLLNEMERYPCGCPEITTKQLTWQILQGIAYCHRLGCVHRDVKPENILITADGVVKLCDFGFARMLSPGENYTEYVATRWYRAPELLVGDTQYSTPVDVWAIGCVFAELIRGEALWPGKSDVDQLYLIRRTIGDLLPRHVAIFQQNEFFAGVTLPTPQTLLPLDEALPNRGNIILQLDFLKKCLDKDPEQRWTCEQLLQHTYFENFHFKMPEAEMEEFEKLKKYRDRSRNSNCSQILPQLPKAGASIHSQNESRPKSSSMHHRQDFDHLPTIKGCN